The Thermobispora bispora DSM 43833 genome window below encodes:
- the glgB gene encoding 1,4-alpha-glucan branching protein GlgB, whose product MDLDRLAAGAHHDPHSILGAHPGPEGVTIRALRPLAEKVEAIVDGTAHELRHVAHGVFEVTIPGLDKIPDYRLRITYPGAPPYETDDPYRHLPTLGEFDLHLIHEGRHERLWEVLGARVMRHEDVDGTAFTVWAPNARGVRVIGDFNHWDGTACPMRSLGRSGVWELFLPGVGPGARYKFQVLGIDGVWREKADPMARRTEVPPATASIVERSAYEWRDAEWMAARARRDPLTGPMSIYEVHLGSWRPGLSYRRLAVELVEYVTEMGFTHVEFLPVAEHPFGGSWGYQVTSYYAPTARFGTPDDFRYLVDELHRAGIGVILDWVPAHFPTDEWALARFDGTPLYEHADPRRGEHPDWGTYVFDYGRNEVRNFLVANALYWLKEFHIDGLRVDAVASMLYLDYSRREGEWTPNIHGGRENLEAIAFLKELNTVCYREVPGIVMIAEESTAWPGVSRPVHLGGLGFGLKWNMGWMHDTLKYLSHDPIHRQYHHHEVTFSLVYAFSENFVLPLSHDEVVHMKGSLLAKMPGDEWQRFANLRALLAYMWAHPGKQLLFMGGEFGQGAEWSEAHGLDWWVLDFEYHRGVQRLVQDLNRIYRETPALYTRDFTPDGFRWIEANDAARNVLAFLRYGSDGSVLACVVNFAGIPHEDYHLGLPVGGRWEEILNTDSFLYAGSGVGNLGAVEASATPCHGLPYSARLRLPPLGALWLRPATGSPARERDADGRSG is encoded by the coding sequence ATGGATCTCGATCGGCTGGCCGCCGGCGCGCACCACGACCCGCACTCGATCCTCGGCGCGCACCCCGGGCCGGAGGGCGTCACGATCCGCGCACTGCGGCCGCTCGCCGAGAAGGTCGAGGCCATCGTGGACGGCACCGCCCACGAGCTGCGGCACGTCGCCCACGGGGTGTTCGAGGTGACCATCCCCGGGCTGGACAAGATCCCGGACTACCGGCTGCGGATCACCTATCCGGGCGCGCCGCCGTACGAGACGGACGACCCGTACCGGCACCTGCCGACCCTCGGCGAGTTCGACCTGCACCTCATCCACGAGGGCCGGCATGAGCGGCTGTGGGAGGTGCTCGGCGCCCGGGTCATGCGGCACGAGGACGTCGACGGCACCGCGTTCACCGTGTGGGCGCCGAACGCCCGCGGCGTCCGGGTGATCGGCGACTTCAACCACTGGGACGGCACGGCCTGCCCGATGCGCTCGCTCGGCCGGTCGGGGGTGTGGGAGCTGTTCCTCCCCGGGGTCGGGCCGGGGGCCCGGTACAAGTTCCAGGTCCTCGGCATCGACGGCGTGTGGCGGGAGAAGGCGGACCCGATGGCCCGCCGGACCGAGGTCCCGCCGGCCACCGCGTCGATCGTGGAGCGGTCCGCGTACGAGTGGCGGGACGCGGAGTGGATGGCCGCCCGCGCCCGGCGGGATCCGCTCACCGGGCCGATGAGCATCTACGAGGTGCACCTCGGCTCGTGGCGGCCCGGGCTGTCCTACCGGCGGCTCGCGGTCGAGCTGGTCGAGTACGTCACCGAGATGGGCTTCACCCACGTGGAGTTCCTGCCGGTGGCCGAGCACCCGTTCGGCGGGTCGTGGGGCTACCAGGTCACCTCGTACTACGCGCCGACCGCCCGGTTCGGCACCCCCGACGACTTCCGCTACCTGGTGGACGAGCTGCACCGCGCCGGCATCGGGGTGATCCTCGACTGGGTGCCCGCGCACTTCCCCACCGACGAGTGGGCGCTCGCCCGGTTCGACGGCACCCCGCTGTACGAGCACGCCGACCCGCGGCGGGGCGAGCACCCGGACTGGGGCACCTACGTCTTCGACTACGGCCGGAACGAGGTCCGCAACTTCCTCGTCGCCAACGCGCTCTACTGGCTGAAGGAATTCCACATCGACGGCCTGCGCGTGGACGCCGTCGCCTCCATGCTCTACCTCGACTACTCGCGGCGCGAGGGCGAGTGGACCCCGAACATCCACGGCGGCCGGGAGAACCTCGAGGCGATCGCCTTCCTGAAGGAGCTGAACACGGTCTGCTACCGCGAGGTGCCCGGGATCGTGATGATCGCCGAGGAGTCCACGGCCTGGCCGGGCGTGTCCCGCCCGGTGCACCTGGGCGGGCTCGGGTTCGGCCTGAAGTGGAACATGGGCTGGATGCACGACACGCTCAAGTACCTGTCGCACGACCCGATCCACCGGCAGTACCACCACCACGAGGTGACCTTCTCCCTGGTGTACGCGTTCTCGGAGAACTTCGTGCTGCCGCTCTCGCACGACGAGGTCGTGCACATGAAGGGGTCGCTGCTCGCCAAGATGCCCGGGGACGAGTGGCAGCGCTTCGCCAACCTGCGCGCGCTCCTGGCGTACATGTGGGCGCACCCGGGCAAGCAGCTCCTCTTCATGGGCGGGGAGTTCGGCCAGGGCGCGGAGTGGTCGGAGGCGCACGGCCTCGACTGGTGGGTGCTCGACTTCGAGTACCACCGGGGCGTGCAGCGCCTGGTGCAGGACCTCAACCGGATCTACCGGGAGACGCCGGCGCTGTACACCCGGGACTTCACCCCGGACGGGTTCCGGTGGATCGAGGCGAACGACGCGGCGCGGAACGTGCTGGCCTTCCTGCGCTACGGCTCGGACGGCTCGGTGCTCGCCTGCGTGGTGAACTTCGCCGGCATCCCGCACGAGGACTACCACCTGGGCCTGCCGGTGGGCGGCCGGTGGGAGGAGATCCTCAACACCGACTCCTTCCTCTACGCGGGCAGCGGGGTGGGGAACCTCGGCGCGGTCGAGGCGTCCGCCACGCCGTGCCACGGCCTGCCCTACTCGGCCCGGCTCCGCCTGCCGCCGCTCGGCGCGCTCTGGCTCCGGCCGGCCACGGGGTCCCCGGCGCGCGAGCGGGACGCGGACGGCCGGTCCGGCTGA